A DNA window from Coffea arabica cultivar ET-39 chromosome 6c, Coffea Arabica ET-39 HiFi, whole genome shotgun sequence contains the following coding sequences:
- the LOC140007999 gene encoding protein TEEBE-like → MASILSLCILFIMCIYQSLSFAAVAPFLDGLLENGNFEEGPKVSNLKKRQIIGKYSLPKWEIHGIVEYVSSGPQPGGFYFAIPRGAQAARLGNEASISQYVKVKPGAMYSLTFAVTRTCAQDEKLRGSVPGFSTELPIQTLFSSDGGDTYAWAVKATSDVFKVTFHNPGIQEDPTCGPLLDAIAIKEILPLRYTKGNLVKNGDFETGPHVFKNFSTGVLLLPKRTDIYSSLPGWIVESLKPVKYVDSKHFSVPQGLAAIELVGGIETAIAQIIRTVPNKFYFLSFAFGDARNGCHGSMTIEAFAARKTIKVSFTSTGIGGSKTAILKFQALSNRTRITFYSPNYHTKLHDYGHICGPVLDDVIVFPLK, encoded by the exons ATGGCTTCCATTCTCTCCCTCTGCATTTTATTCATAATGTGTATTTACCAAAGCCTTTCTTTCGCGGCTGTTGCGCCATTTCTTGATG GTCTACTAGAAAATGGTAACTTTGAGGAAGGGCCAAAGGTATCAAACCTTAAGAAAAGACAGATCATAGGAAAATACTCCTTGCCCAAATGGGAAATTCATGGCATAGTTGAATATGTTTCAAGTGGACCGCAACCTGGTGGTTTTTACTTCGCAATCCCTCGTGGGGCTCAGGCAGCGAGGCTTGGAAATGAGGCTTCCATATCTCAATATGTTAAGGTGAAACCTGGAGCAATGTACTCATTGACCTTTGCAGTCACCAGGACTTGTGCCCAAGATGAGAAGCTAAGGGGTTCTGTCCCTGGTTTTTCGACTGAACTCCCAATTCAAACACTGTTTAGCAGCGATGGTGGTGATACTTATGCATGGGCTGTTAAGGCAACTTCTGATGTTTTCAAGGTTACATTTCATAATCCTGGaattcaagaggatcctacctGTGGACCTCTTCTGGATGCAATtgcaatcaaggagatacttcCTCTCAGATACACTAAGG GTAACTTGGtcaaaaatggtgattttgaaACCGGCCCTCATGTGTTCAAGAATTTCTCAACTGGGGTGCTGCTCCTCCCTAAGAGGACGGACATCTACTCATCGCTCCCTGGATGGATTGTTGAATCCCTCAAACCAGTTAAGTATGTTGACTCGAAGCATTTCTCCGTTCCCCAGGGACTTGCAGCTATTGAATTGGTTGGAGGAATAGAAACAGCTATTGCACAAATCATAAGAACAGTACCTAACAAGTTCTACTTTCTTTCCTTCGCTTTTGGGGATGCTAGGAATGGTTGTCATGGATCAATGACGATTGAAGCTTTTGCAGCTAGgaaaaccataaaagtttcattTACATCAACTGGAATTGGTGGATCCAAGACTGCCATCCTCAAGTTTCAAGCACTTTCAAACAGAACAAGAATAACCTTTTATAGCCCAAATTATCACACAAAGCTTCATGACTATGGTCACATATGTGGTCCTGTTTTGGATGATGTTATAGTGTTTCCTCTCAAATAG